One genomic region from Cucumis melo cultivar AY chromosome 9, USDA_Cmelo_AY_1.0, whole genome shotgun sequence encodes:
- the LOC127150838 gene encoding uncharacterized protein LOC127150838, which yields MTNKYVSFLLFTNGHMIDGVDGVDYDQPPCGNFSINWNSRIVFEQLLQMVGLSLGVDMSSSQIEIIYRHLNLTASGTVRFMPFPISNEQEMNTMFSITLPFLNMVHLYVTVSMVDTAINLNVQPRYVEEYVDVEPESDAPPVCHEEEMVATNEYTEFRTETDDEFEEMDFDGCEYEVPSNKFTDLDMNAVDGIQKHDPIIVPMVTDNTKLYTGMICENKEMLQHMIKCFAIKSYAPYEVVESTPTKWVIRCKKSNEGCKWRLRAIMKKSHGLFEITKLSDQHTCFYSKLSQSHVQLDSSMLAQEFFEFVREKPSISVASLQSMIKEKFGYHVSYRRAWDGKKKAIAKVFGDWDESVQATPIKGHVILSSVFWAFGPSIKAFSRCRPLIQIDGTHLYGKYRGKLLIATSIDSNGHLLPLAFAVVEEESPDSWGWFLRHLKQIVTHDEICLLSDRHAGIISAVNNPDNGWTGAKCHHRFCLCHVVSNFYKRYKFTPLKNYAYHAGCQFQIRKFDKAIQDLMRINSRCMSFFYDIPIKKWTQAHDGGFRYGWMTTNLSECMNGVFKGARMLLINAIAQITFFKCVSYFEKRREEIKVALERGDKYTGYGFFNFTVGNRSYDVYVILIASIFRYALQKILKWSVRSIKHEVQSYDRSEGIFHVKIGRHELNSKGGNIQILRLSASERYCSCNKWQAFGIPCSHFMAVCSRFNMNYEDFVEDYYKISTYTACYAPQFQPVPHEDYWITSTSMPVLLPDPSLLRKSSRPKTSRYHNEMDWTEQSAQQRCSFCSQLGHNRWSCTLLRRQTPDS from the exons ATGACAAACAAATATGTGTCATTTTTGTTGTTTACAAATGGTCATATGATTGACGGTGTTGATGGGGTTGATTACGATCAACCTCCATGTGGAAATTTTAGCATAAATTGGAATAGTAGAATTGTGTTCGAACAATTACTCCAAATGGTAGGATTATCACTTGGTGTAGATATGAGTTCAAGCCAGATAGAGATAATATATAGACACCTTAATTTAACCGCATCTGGAACAGTAAGGTTTATGCCATTCCCTATTTCAAACGAACAAGAAATGAACACCATGTTTTCAATTACACTGCCGTTTCTAAACATGGTGCATCTGTATGTGACTGTGAGTATGGTAGATACTGCCATAAACTTAAATGTACAACCGAGATATGTTGAAGAATATGTTGATGTTGAGCCGGAGTCAGATGCACCACCAGTGTGCCATGAAGAAGAAATGGTAGCTACCAACGAATACACAGAGTTTAGAACAGAAACTGATGACGAATTTGAAGAGATGGATTTCGATGGTTGTGAATATGAAGTTCCATCCAATAAATTCACTGATTTAGACATGAATGCAGTAGATGGCATTCAAAAACACGATCCAATTATAGTTCCAATGGTGACCGACAACACCAAATTGTACACGGGAATGATTTgtgaaaataaagaaatgttGCAACATATGATTAAGTGCTTTGCTATTAAGAGTTACGCACCATATGAAGTAGTAGAGTCTACACCGACAAAGTGGGTCATCCGATGTAAAAAGTCGAACGAAGGTTGCAAATGGAGACTTCGTGCAATAATGAAAAAATCTCATGGTTTATTTGAGATCACAAAGTTATCTGACCAACATACTTGCTTTTACTCAAAACTTAGTCAAAGTCATGTGCAATTGGATTCTTCAATGCTTGCACAAGAGTTTTTTGAATTTGTCAGAGAAAAACCATCAATAAGTGTTGCGTCACTACAATCCATGATCAAGGAAAAGTTTGGCTACCATGTTTCTTACCGTAGGGCTTGGGATGGTAAAAAAAAAGCAATAGCCAAAGTGTTTGGCGATTGGGATGAGTC GGTACAGGCCACACCTATCAAAGGCCATGTCATCTTATCATCGGTATTTTGGGCATTTGGTCCCAGTATAAAAGCTTTTAGTAGATGTAGGCCACTTATTCAAATCGACGGCACTCACCTATATGGCAAGTATCGAGGAAAGTTATTAATTGCTACATCTATTGATTCAAATGGTCATCTTCTACCATTAGCATTTGCTGTTGTTGAAGAAGAGTCTCCAGATTCATGGGGATGGTTTTTACGACATCTAAAACAAATTGTGACCCATGACGAGATATGCTTACTTTCCGATCGACATGCTGGCATTATATCGGCGGTTAACAATCCGGATAATGGATGGACAGGAGCGAAGTGTCATCATAGATTCTGTTTATGCCATGTTGTCAGTAATTTCTACAAAAGATATAAATTCACACCATTGAAGAATTATGCTTACCATGCCGGGTGTCAATTTCAGATCCGAAAGTTTGATAAAGCCATTCAGGATCTAATGAGAATAAATAGTAGATGCATGAGTTTTTTTTATGACATTCCTATAAAGAAGTGGACTCAAGCACATGACGGAGGATTTCGATACGGGTGGATGACAACAAATCTATCAGAGTGCATGAACGGAGTTTTCAAAGGAGCTCGAATGTTGCTGATAAATGCTATAGCTCAAATTACATTCTTCAAATGTGTGAGTTACTTTGAAAAAAGGAGAGAGGAAATAAAAGTTGCGTTGGAACGTGGAGATAAATATACTGGGTATGGATTTTTCAACTTCACAGTTGGTAATAGATCTTATGATGTGTATGTTATACTAATTGCATCAATTTTCAGGTACGCACttcaaaaaatattaaaatggtcTGTAAGATCCATTAAGCATGAAGTACAATCATATGATCGATCTGAAGGCATATTTCATGTAAAAATTGGACGTCACGAATTAAATTCTAAAGGAGGAAATATCCAAATATTGAGGCTAAGTGCTTCTGAGCGGTACTGTTCGTGTAACAAGTGGCAAGCCTTTGGTATTCCATGCTCGCATTTTATGGCGGTTTGTTCACGGTTTAACATGAACTATGAAGACTTTGTTGAGGACTATTATAAAATATCAACTTACACTGCATGCTATGCGCCTCAGTTTCAACCTGTACCGCATGAAGATTATTGGATCACATCTACAAGTATGCCTGTCTTACTGCCAGATCCATCGTTGTTGAGAAAATCAAGTAGACCAAAGACTTCACGTTATCACAACGAGATGGATTGGACAGAACAAAGTGCTCAACAACGATGCTCATTCTGTAGCCAACTTGGTCATAA